The sequence below is a genomic window from Kitasatospora kifunensis.
GCTGCGCATCATCCGCGGCATCAAGAACCGCTACGGTGCCACCGACGAGGTCGGCTGCTTCGAGCTGCACGACGAGGGCATCGTGGGCCTGGCCGACCCCAGCGGCCTCTTCCTGACCCGCCGTGACAAGCCGGTCCCCGGCACCTGCCTGACGGTCACCCTGGAGGGCAAGCGCCCGCTGGTGGCCGAGGTGCAGGCGTTGATGGTCGATTCGCAGATCCCCTCCCCGCGCCGCACCACCTCGGGCCTGGAGTCGCCGCGGATCGCGATGATCCTGGCCGTGGTCGAGCGGCACGGCGGGGTCAAGCTCGGCAAGCAGGACATCTACACCGCCACCGTCGGCGGGGTGAAGCTCAGCGAACCCTCCGCCGACCTGGCGGTCGCGCTCGCGGTGGCCAGCTCCTCCACCGACACCCCGCTGCCGAGCAACCTGGTCGCGATCGGCGAGGTGGGCCTGGCCGGCGAGGTGCGCCGGGTGACGGGTGTGCAGCGGCGGCTGGCCGAGGCACACCGACTCGGTTTCACCCACGCGTTGGTCCCGCCGGACCCGGGCAAGGTGCCGCCGGGCATGAAGGTGGTCGAGGTGGCCGACATCGGCGAGGCGCTGCGCGCGCTGCCCGGGCGTCGCCGCGCCGCGGCCAAACCCCGCTCCGAGCGCACTGAGCACCGTTCGCAGACCAACGAGGCACCCGTGGTGCCGTCCCCGGCGGCCTGGCCGGAGGAGGTGATGGGGAGCTGGGAGCCCGTCGATTCGGACGAAGTGGTCTGACCGAGGCTCCGTCAGCGCGCCCGCACCGTAGACTTTGCCCTGTCAAGCACCAGATCGGGCAGTAGCGAACGAGGGACCGGGGCCACCGCGCCGAGCGGACCGGGCCGGCCGGAGGAGTCACGTGGCAGCGAGCGACCGGGTGGAGAAGTCCCCCCGCGAGGAGGCCCTGCTGCGCTCCTCCCTGCAAGCGATCGCGCCCGGAACGCCGCTGCGCGACGGTCTGGAGCGGGTGCTGCGGGCCAATACCGGCGGCCTGATCGTGCTCGGTTTCGACAAGACGGTGGAGTCGGTCTGCACCGGCGGCTTCGTGCTGGACGTCGAGTTCACCGCGACCCGGCTGCGCGAGCTGTGCAAGCTGGACGGCGCGGTGGTGCTCGACAAGGACATCACCAAGATCGTCCGAGCCGGGGTGCACCTGATGCCGGACGCCTCGATCCCGACCGACGAGACCGGCACCCGCCACCGCACCGCCGAGCGGGTCAACAAGCAGACCGGGTTCCCGGTGGTGGCCGTCTCGCACTCGATGCGGCTGATCGCGATGTACGTCAACGGCAGCCGCCGGGTCCTGGAGGACTCGCCCACCGTGCTCTCCCGGGCCAACCAGGCGCTGGCCACCCTGGAGCGCTACAAGCTGCGCCTGGACGAGGTGGCCGGCACCCTCTCCGCCCTGGAGATCGAGGACCTGGTCACCGTCCGGGACGTCACGGCGGTGGCGCAGCGGCTGGAGATGGTCCGGCTGATCGCGGCCGAGATCGCCGGCTACGTGCTGGAGCTGGGCACCGACGGGCGGCTGCTCTCGCTCCAACTGGACGAGCTGATCGCGGGCGTCGAGCCGGAGCGCGAGCTGGTGGCGCGGGACTACTTCCCCGAGCGGGCCGCCAAGCGCGGGCGCACCGTCGCCGAGGTGCTGGCGGACCTGGAGACGCTCACCCACGCCGAGCTGCTGGACCTTCAGACGGTTGCAAAAACGATCGGCTACTCCGGCTCGCCGGAGTCGTTGGACTCGGCCGTCTCGCCGCGCGGCTACCGGCTGCTGGCGAAGATCCCGCGGCTGCCCAACACCGTGATCGAGCGGCTGGTCGAGCACTTCGGCGGGCTGCAGAAGCTGCTGGCGGCCAGCATCGACGACCTGCAGGCGGTGGAGGGCGTCGGCGAGACCCGGGCGCGCTCGGTGCGCGAGGGGCTGTCGCGACTGGCGGAGTCCTCGATCCTGGAGCGCTACGTCTGACCCCTCGCAGCCACAGCACTGAGCCCAGGTCGCACGACCTGGGCTCAGTGCTGTGCGGACGGGGCGTCAGGCGTCCAGCCGGGTCGAGGTGCGGGCCGGTACCGGGCCGCCGCTGGGGCCGGTCAGCTCCGCCTGCACGAGGTAGTTGCCGGCCGGTGCCGGCGAGGTGTCGCTCGGCGTCGCGCACTGCGGCTTGCTGCGCGTGCGGTCCCAGACGAAGGTCTCGGTCAGCGCGTTCGCGGGCGAGACCTGCACCCAGCGGCCCTGCTTGTCGGTCACGCAGTCGGCGGAGGACCAGATCCGTTCGCCGCTGGCCGAGTTGACGGTGATCGCGGCGGCGGCCTGACTCAGGTCCACCCGGCAGCCGGCGGAGGAGGCGTTGCGGATCTTCAGCTCGAAGGTCGGCTTCTCCTTGGGCTGGTAGGCGTTCTGGGTGCCGGCCAGTTCCAGGGTGAGCTGAGAGGCGGTGCAGATCGGCAGCGCCATCACGTCACTGGTGTTGATCGGCGGGTTGCCACCGCCCGAACCACCGCTGCCCGTGCCGCCGCTACCGGTGCCGCCGCCGCTCTCACCGCCACCGCCCGTGCCGCCACCGGTGCCACCGGTGCCACCGGTGCCACCCGCGCCGCCGCCGTCACCGCTCCCACCACCGCTGCTCGTGATCGTCCCGGCGCCACCGCCCGCCTCGCCACCGCTCGCGGTGCCCGAGCCGCCGGTGGTTCCACCGCTGCCGCCCGTGCCGCCGCCCGAGGCGGCCGTGCCGCCGCCGCTCGCGCCACTGCCGCCGCCGGTGCCACCGGGGCGGGAGCTGATCGCGGGGCCGGTCGGGGTGGCACCCGGGGTGATCGAGGCGGGGGCGGAGGGTGTGCCGGTGGCCGGGGCCGGCTGCGCGGTCTTCTGCTTGCCGCCGTCACCGCCCTGACCCAACGTCAGCCACCCCACCAGGGCCACCACCACCGCGGCGGCCGCGAGCACAACAACCCGCCGCCGCCAGTAGATCGAGGCGGGCAGCGGTCCGACTGGCTGACGCAATGAAGGCACGACCAAACTCTACGAGAGGCGGAGCACCGCTTGTCGCACCAACACCGGTCTCGGGCCCCGATCTTTCAGATCATCCGGTATTTCCTCCCTTTGAGCGAGGCAAACGGGGCATCCGGCCGTATGCGAGGATCGAAGACGTTATGGCGACCACCACCACCCACGCTCCCGCCCCGCTGCTGCACACGATCGTGCTGGACTGGTACCGGGAGCACGCCCGCGACCTGCCCTGGCGCGCGTCCGACGCCTCGCCCTGGGCGGTCATGGTGAGCGAGTTCATGCTCCAGCAGACCCCGGTCAAGCGGGTGCTGCCCGCCTACCAGGCCTGGTTGGAGCGCTGGCCCACCCCGGCCTCGCTGGCCGAGGACGCGCCGGGCGAGGCGGTGCGGATGTGGGGGCGGCTCGGCTACCCGCGACGCGCCCTACGCCTGCACGCGGCCGCGAGCGCGATCGTCGAGCGGCACGGCGGCGAGGTGCCGACCGAGCACGCCGAGCTGCTCGCGCTGCCGGGCGTCGGCGAGTACACGGCGGCGGCCGTCGCCTCCTTCGCCTTCCGCCAGCGCCACGCGGTGCTGGACACCAACGTCCGCCGGGTCTTCGCCCGTGCGGTGACCGGTGAGGAGTACCCGGCGCAGGCCACCACCGCCGCAGAGCGCCGCACGGCCGTCGAGCTGCTGCCCGACCACCCCGAGGTGGCCGCCCAGTGGGCGGTGGGCGTGATGGAGCTGGGCGCGCTGGTCTGCACCGCCCGCAGCCCCGAGTGCGGCGGCTGCCCGCTGCGCGCGCACTGCGCCTGGGACCGGGCCGGGCGCCCGCCGTACCAGGGGCCGGCCCGCCGTGGGCAGAGCTACGAGGGCACCGACCGCCAGGTCCGCGGCAAGCTGCTGGCGGTGCTGCGCGAGGCCCACGGTGAGGTCCCGCAGCACCGGCTGGACGCCGTCTGGCCCGAACCGGTGCAGCGTTCCCGGGCGTTGGACGGCCTGATCATCGACGGTCTGGTGGAGCCGGTGGCGCCGGGTGTCTACCGGCTGCCGCAGTAGCCGACAGCCCGAGAAAGCGGTGAGGGCGGTGGGTCCCGAGTCGACGACCCGGGACCCACCGCCCTCACCGCTACAGGCGGGCGCTCAGTGCGCCATCGCCGCCATGTCGCTGCCCTCGGGCTTCTCGGCGCCGGCGGCCTTGCCGGCCCCCCGCAGCGGGGTGCCCTTCAGGAAGAGCGCGGCGACGACCGAGACCAGGCTGATCAGGGCGGCCCAGACGAAGACCGAGTGGATGCCGTTGGACACCGCGTGGTGGAAGGCGTCCTGCACCGGGGCGGGCAGGGTGCGCAGCTTGGCCGGCGTCATCTGGTCGGCGCCGTCGAGCTGACCGCCGGCACCCGGGGCACCGGCGAGCTTCTGGGTCAGGGTGTCCTTGAGGTGGTTGGTGTAGATCGCGCCGAACAGCGCGACACCGAAGGAGCCGCCGATGGTGCGGAACAGGGTGGCGGTGGAGCTGGCCACGCCCATGTCCTTGAGCTCCACGCTGTTCTGGGCGACCAGCATGGTGATCTGCATCAGGAAGCCCATGCCGGCGCCGAGCAGGGCCATGAAGAGGCCGGAGGTCAGGCGGGTGGTGCCGACGCCCATGGTGGACAGCAGCAGCGAGCCGGCGCCCATCACCACGGTGCCGACGATCGGGAAGATCCGGTACTTGCCGGTCTTGGTGACCACCTGGCCGACCACCAGCGAGACCACCAGCATGCCGAACATCATCGGCATCAGCAGCAGGCCGGAGTTGGTGGCCGAGGCGTTCTGGACGATCTGCTGGTACTGCGGCAGGAAGGTGACGCCGCCGAACATCTGGAAGCCGACGATGAAGCCGATGATCGAGACCACGGTGAAGTCGCGGTTGCGGAACAGGCTCAGCGGCAGCATCGGCTCCTTGACCCGCGCCTCCACGTAGCAGAAGCCGATCAGCGAGGCGGCGGCCAGCACGATCAGGCCGATGATGTGCTTGGAGCCCCAGGCGTACTGGGTGCCGCCCCAGGTGGTGATCAGGACCAGCGAGGTGATGCCGATGGTCAGCAGGGCGGCGCCGGCGTAGTCGACCCGCGCGGTGGAGCGGACCTTGGGCAGGTGCAGGGTGATCATCACCACGGCGAGCGCGACCGCGCCCAGCGGCAGGTTGATGTAGAAGATCCAGTGCCAGCTGAAGTGGTCGGTGATGAAGCCGCCGAGCAGCGGCCCACCGACGGTGGCGATCGCCATCACGGCGGCGAACATGCCCTGGTACTTGCCGCGCTCACGGGGCGAGACCAGCGCACCCATGATCGACATCACGCCGACCATCAGACCACCGGCGCCCAGGCCCTGCAGGGCACGGAAGGCGATCATCTCGTTCATGTTCTGCGACAGGCCGGCCAGTGCCGAGCCGATCAGGAAGATCACGATCGAGGTGAGGAACGTGCCCTTGCGGCCGTACAGGTCGCCGAGCTTGCCCCAGATCGGAGTGGCAGCGGCGGTGGCCAGGGTGTACGAGGTGACCACCCAGGACAGGTGGTTGGCCCCGTGCAGGTCGCCGACGATGGTGGGCATCGCGGTGCCGACGATCAGGTTGTCGAGCATCGCGAGCATCATGGTGATGACCAGACCGATCATCACCAACCGGATCTCACGCGGTGAGCGGGTCGGGCGCTGCTCGCCGACCTCCCCCGCGACGCCTCCAGGCGGGGTTACCGCCTTGGCGTCGGCCTGCTGCTGTGCCATGGTGCATCTCCCGAAAGCGCGTCTGGTCCGCGACTCGCGGCCCTCTTGGTGTCGGCTGCTGTCTGTGCTTCGAAAAGCTTACTTGCCGACCGGCTAGTTGTTTGTCAGCTGGCACGGTAAGGTCTGAGTAAGCCGGGCGTCAAGCCGAATTCGGTTCCGACCGTGCGGACCAGCGACAATGTCCGCACAGGAGCTGGGTGCCGCCCGGCCTCCCGGTCCCCTCAGCAGCTATCTAGGCAGGCCAGTAAGCCATGAGCACGTCGCAGAGCCCTCGCGGTGGCACCCGGGCACGCATCATCTCGGTCGCTCTGGAGCTGTTCGCCGAGCAGGGGTACGAGAAGACCTCGCTCCGCGAGATCGCCGACCGCCTCGGGGTGACCAAGGCCGCGCTGTACTACCACTTCAAGACCAAGGACGACATCGTCCACGGCATCGTGGAGAGCATGGCCGCCCCGATCGACGAGGCGATCAACTGGGGTGAGCAGCAGTCCTGGTCGACCGAGGTGCGCGACGAGCTGGTGCGGCGCTTCGCGGCCGGCATGGCCGAACGGGCGCCGCTGCTGCGCTTCTTCCACGACAACCAGCCCGCGCTGCGCGACTCGCCGGCCGGGTTGGAGTTCAAGATGCGGCTGGTGCGGATGATCCGCCTGGTGCACGGGCCTGACGCCTCCTTCGAGGACCGGCTGCGCGCCACCATGGCGCTCTTCTCGGTCAACTCGGCGTTCTTCCTGCTCAAGCACGACCCGGACGAGGAGTGCGGGCTGCCGCCGCAGGAGAGCGCGCGGGTGTCGAGCGAGGAGGACGCGATGACGGCCGCGCTCACGGTGGCACTGGAGATCGCCGGGCGGATCGGGTCGCGCGAGGACTGCGCGGTGGCCTGACCCCAGCTCAGGCGGCGGGTCGGGCCCCAGCTCGGTCAGCGGGCCGGACAGCGGATCGCTCAGAGGTTCGCTCAGAGGTCGCGCACGCCGTGCGCCGTCAGGTAGGCGACCGGGTCGAGCACCGCGCCGTAGCGGTCGACGGTGCGGATCTCGAAGTGCAGGTGCGGCCCGGTGGAGTTGCCGGTGCTGCCGGAGGCGCCGAGCCGCTGACCCGCGCTCACCTGCTGCCCGGCTTCGACGTCCAGGTGCGACAGGTGCGCGTACTGCGCGAAGCGGCCGTCCGTCAGGCGCAGCACCACCTCGTTGCCGTAGGCGCCGTCCCAGGTGGCCGAGACCACGGTGGCCGCGCCGACCGCGTCCACCGGGGTGCCCGAGTCGACCGCGAAGTCCACGCCGGTGTGGTAGCCGGCCGCGTAGCCGGAGTCGGGGACACCGAACAGGTAGCTGATCCGTGCTCCGGGCACCGGCGCCGACCAGGCGGGCGGTGCCGGCGCCGCGGCTGCCTCGGGTGGCGTCGGCTGCGGTGCGGCGGGCGTGGCCGGGGCCAGGTTCCGTGCCACCGTCACCGCCTGCTGCGAGGCCCTGATACCGCCCGGCGGCCGGTACGGGCTCGGAGCGGCCACCTGCACCAGGTTGTCGAGCGGTGCCGCCTCGCGGGCGGCGGTGAAGACGGAGCTGCCGGGCGTGGTCGGGTGCACGGTCTGCGCCACCGCGCTGTCCGGCACCGCCGCCACCGCCACCCCGAGCAGTGCCACGGCCGCCACGGCGGCGGAGATGGCCTTGCGCCGGTGCGGGCCGCGGAAGACGGCGTACGGGTCCCGCCAGGGCAGCGCGAGGCGCCGCACGATGCGCGGCCGTGCGTGGCGGCCGCGTCCGAAGTGCGTCCGGGCGACGGTGAAGCGGGGCTGGCGGCGGGCGGTGGCGCTGGGGCGGTCGGGTTCGGACGGGCTCTGTTCAGGGGGCTGGGCGGACATCGTGTGCTCGACCTCGCAGTGGTTCGGGGCAGCTCGGAGCCGGCCCCTTCGAGACGGCGCGGGGCCGACCCTGGGGGGCGTACGCGGCAGGGGGCCCTACAGCTTTACCGTCGGTGAGGTGGTAGCGAAATCCGATCTGCTACGACGGTGTGTAGTGCGAGAAGGTTGAATTTTCAGGCGATCGGCGGATTGGTCCATTGATCGGATCAGCGACGGGTCGCTCACGATCTACTACCCTGCCTCGTATCAGGCTCGCGGGCTGTGACGAGGCCCACCCCCGCACGCTCGCGCCCGCACGGCCGCCGCCGCAGGCCCACCTCCGTACGTCCATCGACTCGGCACCGTCACGGGCATTCCCCGTGCCGCGCGGCTGATGGACCATCGAGGGATGACTGACGAGTCGAACGGCCGCTCGGATCCGGCGATCAGTCCGCAGGACCAGCGTTTCGTCCTGTGGCGGGCCAGCCGCCGGATCCTCTCCGGGCCCCGCCCGGTCACCCTGCACGAGAGCCTCGCCGAGCTGGGCGCAGACGCCCGCGCCGTGGTCGGCCCGCTGGAGCGCCCGGACTTCTACGGTGACGGTGTGGTCGCCGAGCTGGAGCGCCGGGTGGCCGAGCTGCTCGGCAAGCCCGCCGCCGTCTTCTTCCCCACCGGCACCATGGCCCAGCAGGTCGCGCTGCGCTGCTGGGCCCGTCGGCGCGGCAGTCAGGTGGTGGCCGCCCATCCGCTGTTCCACCTGGAGACCCACGAGCGCCGCGCCTACCGCCGCCTCACCGGCCTGGAGGCGGTCTGGCCCACCGTCGCCAACCGGCTGCCCACCGCGGCCGAACTGGCCGATTTCGACGAGCCCTTCGGTGTGCTGATGGTCGAACTGCCGCTGCGCGCGGCCGGCTTCGTGCTGCCCGAGTGGTCCGAGCTGACCGATCTGGTGGCCGCCGCCCGCCGCCGTGGCGCGGCGGTGCACCTGGACGGCGCCCGGCTCTGGGAGTCCGCCGCCCACTACAACCGTCCGCTCGCCCAACTCGCCGCGCTGGGCGACTCGGTCTACGTCTCCTTCTACAAGGCGCTGGGCGGCCTCAGCGGTGCGGTGCTGGCCGGCGGTGCGGAGCTGGTGCGCGAGGCCGTCGGCTGGCGCCACCGCTACGGCGGGCTGGTTTACCAGCAGTGGCCCGCCGCCCTGTCCGCGCTCGCCGCGCTGGGCCGTGAACTGCCGCGCCTGCCCGGCTATCTGGCCCAGGCGCGGACGATCGCGGACGGGCTGCGCACGGTGCTGCCCGCGGTGCCGGGCGGGCGGCTGCACCCCGATCCGCCGCAGACCCACCAGTTCCAGCTCCTGCTGCCGTACTCGCCCGAACGGCTCGCCGAGGCAACCCTGCGGCACGCCGAACTCAGCGGTGACGCGCTCTTCGGCTCCTGGTGGGAGACCCGGTTGCCGGGCCTGTCGATGACCGAGGTGACCGCGCTGACCCCCGCGCTGTGCTGGTCGGCCGAGCAGGTCGCCGACTCCTTCCGCGGCTTCCTCGGGCGTCTGGCGAAAGGGGGTTGACGGTCCGTCGGACTTCGTCAACGCTGATGAGCGATCAGTTGACGACAGGTCATCAGGTGGGCCCCAGGGAGTGCCAGTGAGCGACGACCGGTTCGCGGACATCGAACTCGCGGAGGCCGTCGAGGCCGTCCGCCGGCAACTGGCGGCGGCGGCCGAGCGCGCCGCGGGGGAGCGCTTCCAATTCGAAGTCGGAACGGTCGAACTGGAGTTCTCCGTCGAGCTGCGCCGGGAGGTGAAGACGGGCGGCCGGGTGAAGGCCTGGGTGCTGTCCGCCGAGGCCGAGGCGGGGGCCGGGCGCAGCCGCACCCACCGGGTCACCGTCAGCCTCACCCCCAAGGACCTCGTCACCAACGACAACGTGCTGATCAGCAACCCGAACCTGGGTAGCCTCGGGGACCTCAATTGAGCCTGACGGCTCAACGGGTCGCGGCGATCCGCGCGGCGGGCCAAGGCAGCGGTGTGCTGCTCACCGGCCGCCTGGTGCTGACCGTGGCACATCTGCTGCCGTCCGAAGGGGCCGCGCCCACCCGGATCGAGGCCGCCGTCCCCGGCGGCCGGGGCTGGGTGCGCTGCACCCCGCTGTGGCGCGCCCCGCAGGACGGTGCGGACGTCGCGCTGCTGCTGGCCGCCGGCGACCTGGTCCGCCCCGAGCTGGCTGCCGCCTTCGGCCCGCTGCACTGGGGCCGGATCGAGGGTGTGGACCCGGTCCCGCTCTGCCACGCGATCGGCTACCCCGCCGCGGGCCGCGAGGACGGTGGGGTGCTGCGCAGCCACCAACTGGTCGGCACCCTGGCCCCGGCCACCGGCTTGGGCACGGGCCGGCACACCCTCAGCACCCAGCACCAGCCGCCAGGGCCGGTGAGTGGTGTCGACTCCCCGTGGGCGGGCATGTCGGGGGCTCCGGTGATCTTCAACGGCCTGCTGCTGGGCCTGGCCACCGCCGACCTCGCGCCCGACATCTGGAGCCACTCCCAGCTCGGCCTGGTCCCGGTCGTGCCGCTGCTCGACACCCCGGACTTCACTCGCCAGCTGGCCCGGCGGCTCACCACCCCCGTCCGGATCCAGGGCATCTCGGCCCAGGCGCGCAAGGACGCCGCCTTCGAGGAGAAGTACGCCCGCAGCATCGGCAAGGAGCACGGCCGGCTGAAGATCTTCGGCCTGCCCCAGTCGATGCCCTGGGACCTGGGCACCGCCTACCTCAGCCTGCAGGCCGTCCAGCTCTCCGACACCCAGCGCAGCGCCGACTCCCCGGCACCCCGACGCGGTTACGGCAACGCGGTGGCGCCCTCCGGCGACACCCTGCTCGGCCCGCCCGAGCGGCGCGGGCGGGTGGAGGGCATGCTCAAGAGCCGCCGCCGGGTGCTGCTGCGCGGCCAGGCGGGCTCCGGAAAGACCACGCTGCTGCAGTGGCTAGCCGTCAACGCCGTGGCCGGCACCCTGGTCGGCGAGCTGGCCGAACTCAACTACCGGGTCCCGTTCGTGCTGCGCCTGCGCACCATGTTCCAGCTGCGCAACCTGCAGCCGGTGCCCGCCGAGTTCCTGGCGATGGACCGCAGCCCGGTCGCCGACAGCCAGCCGCGCGGCTGGGCGGACCGGCTCTTCGCCGCCGGGCGGGCGGTGCTGCTGGTCGACGGCCTGGACGAGATCCCGCAGGGCGAGCGCGACGAGGCCGGTGAGTGGCTGGCCGAGCTGCTCGACTCCTACCCGAACTGCTTCACCCTGGTCACCGTGCGCCCCTCCGGCGTGCCCGCGCAGTGGCTCAGCCACCTGCGCTTCGAGGAGCTGCTGCTCTGCCCGATGGACGAGTGGGACCGCAACCGCTTCGTCGAGCGCTGGCACCAGGCGGCGCTGGCCGCCGAACGAGCCGCCGCCGAGGCGACCGCGCCCGAACAGCTGACCGAGGACGAACTCGCAGCACTGGAAGACCAGTTCCGCGCGATGAAGAACGCCCTGCGGCGCACCCTGGGCCAGTCGCCGGAACTGGAGCTGCTCACCGACAGCCCGCTGCTGTGCGCGATGATCTGCGCGCTGCACCGCGAGTGGGAGGGCGCGCTGCCGCGCCGCAAGATGGAGCTCTACGAACTCGCCCTGGACATGCTGCTGTTGCGCCGCGACAAGATGCGCCGGGTGGCCGTCGAACCGGCCGGCTACCAGTACGGGCGCGAGGAGCAACTCGCGCCGCTGCAGCGGATGGCCCGCTGGCTGGTGCTCAACGGCCAGCATGAGGGCGACCGCAGCGACGCGCTGCGCCAGATCGCCCAGGTGCTGCCGAGCCTGCCCGCCGCCCGGGCCGGCATCGACGCCGAGCAGATGCTGCGGCACCTGGTGGAACGCACCGGCCTGCTGACCGAGACCAGCGTGGACACCTTCGAGTTCGTCCACCGCACCTTCCAGGACTACCTGGCCGGCCTTGAGTTCGCCCAGGACCGGGACTTCGGCCTGCTGGCCGGCCGGGCGGCCGACGAGCACTGGGCCGACGTGGTCCGGATGGCGGTCGGCCACTGCGCGCAGGGCGACCGGGCCCGCCTGTTGCACCGCCTGCTGGCCGCCGCCGACGAGTGCCCCGATCCGCGCGAGGCCCGCTGGATGCGGCTGGTCACCGCCAGCTGCCTGCCCTACGCCTCGGTGCTGGCAGAGAACGTGCGCACCGAGGTGCTGGCCGGAGTGGCGCCGCTGCTGCGGCTCTATCCGGTGGAGGCCGAGGCCGCCTACGAGCAGCGCGAGTGGCAGGGCCTGTTCGCGATCGGCGAGGACCTGCTGCCGCTGCTCACCGTCGACACCGACCTGCCGCCCTGGCTGGTCTGCCGGCTGCTGGAGCGGATGGGCGGCGAGGAGGCGCTCTCCCGGCTGGCCGCGATCAACAACCGGATCGCCGCCGAACACGGCTCACCGGACTCCTCGCCCGACTCCACGCGTGACGCGCTCGCCTCCCGCGAGGTGCTGGCCCGCGCCTACCAGGAGGCCG
It includes:
- the disA gene encoding DNA integrity scanning diadenylate cyclase DisA, whose protein sequence is MAASDRVEKSPREEALLRSSLQAIAPGTPLRDGLERVLRANTGGLIVLGFDKTVESVCTGGFVLDVEFTATRLRELCKLDGAVVLDKDITKIVRAGVHLMPDASIPTDETGTRHRTAERVNKQTGFPVVAVSHSMRLIAMYVNGSRRVLEDSPTVLSRANQALATLERYKLRLDEVAGTLSALEIEDLVTVRDVTAVAQRLEMVRLIAAEIAGYVLELGTDGRLLSLQLDELIAGVEPERELVARDYFPERAAKRGRTVAEVLADLETLTHAELLDLQTVAKTIGYSGSPESLDSAVSPRGYRLLAKIPRLPNTVIERLVEHFGGLQKLLAASIDDLQAVEGVGETRARSVREGLSRLAESSILERYV
- a CDS encoding threonine aldolase family protein — protein: MTDESNGRSDPAISPQDQRFVLWRASRRILSGPRPVTLHESLAELGADARAVVGPLERPDFYGDGVVAELERRVAELLGKPAAVFFPTGTMAQQVALRCWARRRGSQVVAAHPLFHLETHERRAYRRLTGLEAVWPTVANRLPTAAELADFDEPFGVLMVELPLRAAGFVLPEWSELTDLVAAARRRGAAVHLDGARLWESAAHYNRPLAQLAALGDSVYVSFYKALGGLSGAVLAGGAELVREAVGWRHRYGGLVYQQWPAALSALAALGRELPRLPGYLAQARTIADGLRTVLPAVPGGRLHPDPPQTHQFQLLLPYSPERLAEATLRHAELSGDALFGSWWETRLPGLSMTEVTALTPALCWSAEQVADSFRGFLGRLAKGG
- a CDS encoding trypco2 family protein, with product MSDDRFADIELAEAVEAVRRQLAAAAERAAGERFQFEVGTVELEFSVELRREVKTGGRVKAWVLSAEAEAGAGRSRTHRVTVSLTPKDLVTNDNVLISNPNLGSLGDLN
- the radA gene encoding DNA repair protein RadA, with the translated sequence MAARTSKTTAKPRPAYRCTECGNQLPKWVGRCPECNAWGTVEEYGAVPIRTTAAGPVSAPARPIGQVDGQVATARSTGVPELDRVLGGGLVPGAVVLLAGEPGVGKSTLLLDVAAKAATSQHRTLYVTGEESAGQVRLRADRINALSDHLYLAAESDLGAVLGHIEQVNPGLLILDSVQTIASAELDGAPGGPAQVREVAGALIRASKDRGMATLLVGHVTKDGQIAGPRLLEHLVDVVLSFEGDRHARLRIIRGIKNRYGATDEVGCFELHDEGIVGLADPSGLFLTRRDKPVPGTCLTVTLEGKRPLVAEVQALMVDSQIPSPRRTTSGLESPRIAMILAVVERHGGVKLGKQDIYTATVGGVKLSEPSADLAVALAVASSSTDTPLPSNLVAIGEVGLAGEVRRVTGVQRRLAEAHRLGFTHALVPPDPGKVPPGMKVVEVADIGEALRALPGRRRAAAKPRSERTEHRSQTNEAPVVPSPAAWPEEVMGSWEPVDSDEVV
- a CDS encoding A/G-specific adenine glycosylase, which produces MATTTTHAPAPLLHTIVLDWYREHARDLPWRASDASPWAVMVSEFMLQQTPVKRVLPAYQAWLERWPTPASLAEDAPGEAVRMWGRLGYPRRALRLHAAASAIVERHGGEVPTEHAELLALPGVGEYTAAAVASFAFRQRHAVLDTNVRRVFARAVTGEEYPAQATTAAERRTAVELLPDHPEVAAQWAVGVMELGALVCTARSPECGGCPLRAHCAWDRAGRPPYQGPARRGQSYEGTDRQVRGKLLAVLREAHGEVPQHRLDAVWPEPVQRSRALDGLIIDGLVEPVAPGVYRLPQ
- a CDS encoding M23 family metallopeptidase, whose translation is MSAQPPEQSPSEPDRPSATARRQPRFTVARTHFGRGRHARPRIVRRLALPWRDPYAVFRGPHRRKAISAAVAAVALLGVAVAAVPDSAVAQTVHPTTPGSSVFTAAREAAPLDNLVQVAAPSPYRPPGGIRASQQAVTVARNLAPATPAAPQPTPPEAAAAPAPPAWSAPVPGARISYLFGVPDSGYAAGYHTGVDFAVDSGTPVDAVGAATVVSATWDGAYGNEVVLRLTDGRFAQYAHLSHLDVEAGQQVSAGQRLGASGSTGNSTGPHLHFEIRTVDRYGAVLDPVAYLTAHGVRDL
- a CDS encoding TetR/AcrR family transcriptional regulator, with translation MSTSQSPRGGTRARIISVALELFAEQGYEKTSLREIADRLGVTKAALYYHFKTKDDIVHGIVESMAAPIDEAINWGEQQSWSTEVRDELVRRFAAGMAERAPLLRFFHDNQPALRDSPAGLEFKMRLVRMIRLVHGPDASFEDRLRATMALFSVNSAFFLLKHDPDEECGLPPQESARVSSEEDAMTAALTVALEIAGRIGSREDCAVA
- a CDS encoding MDR family MFS transporter — translated: MAQQQADAKAVTPPGGVAGEVGEQRPTRSPREIRLVMIGLVITMMLAMLDNLIVGTAMPTIVGDLHGANHLSWVVTSYTLATAAATPIWGKLGDLYGRKGTFLTSIVIFLIGSALAGLSQNMNEMIAFRALQGLGAGGLMVGVMSIMGALVSPRERGKYQGMFAAVMAIATVGGPLLGGFITDHFSWHWIFYINLPLGAVALAVVMITLHLPKVRSTARVDYAGAALLTIGITSLVLITTWGGTQYAWGSKHIIGLIVLAAASLIGFCYVEARVKEPMLPLSLFRNRDFTVVSIIGFIVGFQMFGGVTFLPQYQQIVQNASATNSGLLLMPMMFGMLVVSLVVGQVVTKTGKYRIFPIVGTVVMGAGSLLLSTMGVGTTRLTSGLFMALLGAGMGFLMQITMLVAQNSVELKDMGVASSTATLFRTIGGSFGVALFGAIYTNHLKDTLTQKLAGAPGAGGQLDGADQMTPAKLRTLPAPVQDAFHHAVSNGIHSVFVWAALISLVSVVAALFLKGTPLRGAGKAAGAEKPEGSDMAAMAH